From Paralcaligenes sp. KSB-10:
CTGACGCACGACGACGACTCGACCCTGGGTTCCATGGGCAAAGCCAACCCGCCGTTTCGCAGCAAGGATGACGTCGAAGCAATGTGGGAAGGCTTGCGCGACGGCAGCATCGATGTGGTCGCTTCCGACCACGTGCCGCGCAAGCGCTCCACCAAGGAACGGCCTTTCTGGCTGGCCTCGCAGGGCTTCCCGGGCACAGCAACGATCCTGCCGGTGCTGCTCAGCGAGGGCTACCACAAGGGCCGCCTATCGCTGCAGCGTGTCGCCGAACTGCTGAGCAGGGCACCCGCGCAGATCTTTGGAATGATGCCGCGCAAGGGAACGCTGCAGACCGGCGCGGATGCGGACATCACCCTGGTCGACCTGGAGCGCAGCCGTACCGTGCGAGCGGAGGAGCTCGGCTCGTATTCGGACTACAGCTTGTATGACGGCTGGACGCTCAAGGGCTGGCCGGTGCGCACCATCGTGCGCGGCGAGACTGTGATGCAAGACGGCAAGATTATGGGCGAACCCGGCTATGGCCAGTATCTGGCGCGGCCGCTAGTGTCCTGAATTGGAAATTTTCTGCATAAATCAATTTCGATAGTGGGATGGAATCATGAAACCTTGGGACAACATCATCAGCGCAGACGAACAGGCCGGATATCGGGCCGCGGGTTTTGGCCGGCCGGGGGGTATCGGCCAACGACCGGCGCTGCTGATCATCGATGTGCAGTACCGTACCGTCGGCACCCGTCCGATGCCCTTCTGGGAAGCCATCAAAGAATTCCCCACCAGTTGCGGCGAAGTGGGCTGGCAAGCGGTCGGCAATATTCAAAAACTGCTCGAGATGTTCCGCGCCAAGGGTTGGCCAGTGCTCTATCCGCATGTCGCGCCGAAAGTCGCAGGTGAAGGCGGCCGTTTGGCGGAGAAAGTGCCCGCGATCATGAATATCGCCTCGCACGGCTATGACTTCGTTGCCGAGATCGCACCGGCCCAGACCGACGTACTGCTGCCCAAGAAACATCCGAGCGCGTTTTTCGGTACCGCCCTGGCGAGTCATTTGATCGATTTGCAGGCCGATACCCTGATCGTAACGGGATGCACGACGAGCGGCTGCGTGCGAGGGAGCGTAGTAGACGCGTTTTCGCTGAATTTCAAAGTCTTCGTTCCGCAAGATTGCGTCTATGACCGCAGCGCCGTTTCCCATGCGGTCAATCTATTCGACATGTCGGAAAAATACGCCGATGTCGGCACCACCGAAGAGTTGCTGGATCGTCTGCAGGGTGTGAGCCCGGCCCGCTAAGGGGCCGGGCCAGACGCGCCTCGGTACTTGCACGCACGCATGCCCTGAACATAACCGTTTCACCCGCATAACTGAACAACTGGAGGAGCAATGAAAATCACACGCAGGTTCTTATCCGCCGCCACACTCGCAATAGCCCCGCTGGCCACGGGCACAGCCGGTGCCGAGCAGTATCCGACCCACCCCATCACGCTCATTCAGCAATTCGCACCCGGAGGAGGCAGCGATGCCGTGGCACGGCCCTTGGCGCCGGAGTTGGGCAGGATTCTGGGCCAGTCCATCGTGATCGATAGCAAACCCGGTGCCAACGGCGTCATCGCCAACCAATTCGTGGCGCAATCCAAACCGGACGGCTATACCTTATTGTTCGCCTCGGCCGGCCCGATGACGGCGGCCCCGCACCTGTACAAGCTGCGGGTCGATCCACTGAAAGCGTTCATCCCCGTCGCGCTGGTGGTCAAGACGCCCTCGGCGATCATCGTCAATGACACGGTCAAGGTGTCCACGCTGAAGGAGCTCGTGGCCCTGGCCAAACAGAACCCCGGACACATTACATACGGTACTTCCGGCGTCGGTGGAGCACCTCATCTGGCGGGCGAAATGCTCTCCGCGGCCACCGGCGCAAAGTTTCTGCCGGTGGCCTACAAAGGCATGGGGCCGGCCATGACGGCCGTGCTGTCCGGCGAGGTCAACTTCGCTTTCGCGGACATTGCTTTTGCCGTGCCGCTGATCCAGTCCGCCCGCGTCAAGGCGCTGGCGACAACAGGCCAGAAGCGTTCGCCCATTCTGCCCGAAGTGCCGACCGCGCAGGAAGCGGGTGTGCCAGGTTATCAATCCAGTACGTGGTACGCCATTTTTGCACCCAAGGGCACCCCCGATGCCGTGGTCAAGCGCTTGCATGACGCGGTCAACCAGGCCTTGGCCGGCGACCTGAGCAAGCGTTATACCCAGCTAGGCATGGATCCGGCCAACGGCATGAGCCAGCAGGCATTCGCCGATTTCGTAAAGGCGGAGTACGACCGTTTTGGCAATATCATCAAGAAGGCCAATATCAAGATCGAACGATAAGACGGGTGCCATCGCCCATTGCCACATGTCCTGACTCACTCGCCTGAGGAACCATGGAACATACAGAGTTCGACTATGAAGCGGATGTAGTCGTCGTCGGCGCCGGCGCATGCGGGCTGATGGCGGCTTACCGCGCCGGCCTGCAAGGGCTGGACGTCATATTGCTGGACAAAGACTCCAGGCTCGGATGCAACGCCGAAATTGCCAGCGGCTCCTTGCCCGCGGCCGGTACGCATCATCAGCGCGCGGCCGGCATCGAAGATTCGCCGGAGCGGATGGCGGCCGATATCCTGCGCAAGAACAAAGGCCGCGCCGATGCCCGGATCGTGCATGCGCTATGCGCCCTTTCAACCGAAATCATTCGCATTTTCGAGGAAGATCTGGGCGTACCGATCGAACTCAATCAAGATGCTGGACGCTCCGGCTTTTCCGCCCTGCGCCTGCACAACGGGCCGGGCCGGACCGGTGCGCCACTGATACGGGCTTTGCAAGGCGCACTGGCGCGAATGAACAACATCACCCATGCCGATCGCACGCCCGGCATGGGTCTGATAATCGATGCGCAAGGAGCGGTGAACGGTGTGCGTGCCGGTCCTGACGGTGAACAATGCATTGGAGCCAAGCGCGTCATCCTGGCCTGCGACGGCTTCGGATCGAACCAGGACATGATTGCGCGCTACATTCCCGAAATGGCCGGAATCGATTGCATTGGCGTGCAGGGCAATACCGGCGACGCCATTCGCTGGGGACTCGAGCTGGGAGCGGCGGTCGCTCATATGTCCGCCTATCAGGGGCATGGACTGGTATGTGCGGGCTACGGCACCCGTCTGTCGCCGGAAATCCCGCAGCTCGGTGCGGTGATCGTCAATCGGCAAGGCCGGCGCTTTGCGCGCGAAGACCAGGGCTATTCGGAATTCGCCCAAGAGGTGCTGGCGCAGGCGGACCAGCAGGCCATTGCGATTTTCGATCAAAACATGTTCGACGTGGTAGCCCGGCTGGACCACTGGAAGGAAACCGTGGCGTCCGGCGCGATCAAATCCGCACCCACCCTCGCGCAACTGGCCGAAAGGTTCAAGCTGCCGCCGGAGGCATTGCAGCAAAGCTTCGAGGAATGCGCGGGGATACGCCCGGATCCCTGGGATCGGGCAGGCCTGCCGGTGCCTCAGGCACCGCCATTCTACGGTGCCGTCATCACCGGTGCGATGGTGCATACGCAAGGCGGCCTGGTCGTGGATGTGCACGCGCGCGTCAAGCGGCCCGATGGGTCCCGCATTCCGAACCTGTACGCGGGCGGCGGCTCGGCGGCCGGCATCTCCGGAGACTGCGCGCAGGGCTATATGTCCGGAAACGGCCTGCTCAGCGCCTACGGACTCGGCATGATAGCCGGCGACCATGCCGCACAGTCCTTGCTTGTTCACGCTTACTAGGAGAATCCTATGTCCAGCCGCCTCAGTTCCGCGCCTGCCGACCCCAGAGAGGTCTGCGAGCAAGCTATTCTCCAATTGTTCGACTGGGCCTTTTCGACGACGCCGCACGATATCCCGGAAGAGGTCAAGCGCCGCGCGGTATTGGTCCTGTTCGACGACCTCGCCGCCATGACCGGCGCCGCCGCCGAGCCGGAGTTCCAACGCCTGCTGCCCAAGCTCGGGGGGACGGGGGGGACGCCCGAAGCCACGATCATTCCAGTACCGGGGCGAAAGACCGATCGCCGCAACGCGGCCCTCATCAACGCTGTCGCCACTAATTGGCTGGAACTGGATGAAGGCTATCGCCTATCGCCCTGCCACGCGGGCCTCTATGTGCTGCCTGCATTGCTGGCCGACGCGGAAGCCGACGGCACGTCATTCGACGATCTGCTGCACGCTATCGTGCTTGCTTACGAAGTCGTAACCCGCGTCGCGCGCGCCTTCGAGCAACGTCCCGCGGTGATGCAATCGCATGGCCGATTCGCCGCCGTGGGTGCGGCGGTGGCGGTGGCCCTCAATCGCAAGCTGTCGGCGCAACAGGCGTTGAACGCCGCCAGCGCCGCCGTTACATTGATCACTCCCGCGCCGCGCAATCACCTGGCGCTCGGCGCATTGGTACGCAATGTGTGGGCCGGCGTGGGCGCGCAATCCGGCATGGCCGCCGTGGAATGGGCCGATGGTGGAATCTCCGGCACACCAGGCAGTTTTTACGATGTGTATTGCACGGTGCTGGGCGGTATTTCCCATGAGAAATTCCTGACGCAGGAACTGGGCCGATCCTGGGCCATCCTGGACGGCTACACCAAGATGTACGCCTGCTGCCAGCACCTGCACGCCGCGGTCGAGGCGACACTCGAGATCCGCGACCAGGCCATACAGAAAGGCGTAGACAATATCACCGCCATCGAGGTGGAAACCCATGAATTGGCGCTGCCTCTGCAGAACCCGCAGCCTCACAACACCTTGGCCGCAAAGTTCTCGATGTCGCACGCGCTGGCGGCAGCGGTGGTGCGCGGCAACGGTGGCGCCGACGCCTTCTCCAGCGCCATGCTGGCCGATGAAAAAGTGAATCGACTGCGTCAGCGCGTATCCATGGCGCCCTGGCCCACGCCGATTCCAGCGCCGCCAAACGATAGGCCGGCGCGCATACAAATGGGGTTCGCCGACGGCACGCAGCTCGTAGCGGAGTGTCTATCGGCCACCGGCGGCCCTGACCGGCCTTACGCGGACGAGCAGCGGCTGGACAAGATCGGCGCACTGACCCAATCGATGTATCCACGCCTGCGTCCGGCTGCCGATGCTCTGATGACGCTGCCCGCCGCCCGCATGCGCCAGCCTTGGCGCGACATCGTCGCGGCCTTCACCGCTTCTTGATTATTGGCGGCATGCCAGGCACGCCGACCGGAGGAATGAATAATGCGCATACTTTTCCAGAGCCTCGTCGAAACCGGTCGCACTCCGGCCTACTTCGCAGGCATGCACGAGCGGGTCAAAAAAATTGCCCGGCCCGGCGTGACGGTCGACTTCATCGGCATGCCGGAGAACGTCTATGGCAAATACACGCCCGCGGATGTGGTGAAGTATCCATATATGGCGGCCTTCAGCACGCAGCTCATCCTGGAAAACGCGCTGCGTGCCGAAGCGCAAGGTTATGACGTGTTCGTGGTCGGCTCGGTGCAGGATCCCGCTCTCGAAGAAGCTCGGTCTCTGCTCGATATTCCCGTGGTGGGCTATGGCGAATCCGCCATGCACTTCGCCTGCTGCATGTCCACTCGATTCGCCATACTGGTGTTCCAGGAAGGCTTCGATCAAATGATGGACTTGCGCGTCCAGCGACTGGGCCTGGCCACACGCGCACTGCCTACGCTGCTCATCGACGCCAGCTTCGAGGATATCAGCCGCGGGCTTTCGGAATCCGAGCAACTGGTGGCCAAATTCGAAAAAGCCGCGCGAGTAGCGATTGCACAAGGCGCCGAGGCCATTATTCCAGGCCAGCTCTATCTGAGTGAAGCAATGGCGCGTGCCCATATCACCCGCATCGACGAGGTGCCGATAATCGATGGCCTGAGCGCAACGATCAAGATGGCCGAAGTAATGGCGGACTTCAAGGATATGGGCATCAGCGTGACCCGCCGCGGCTATCTGCATGCGCGGCCTCCGGCCGACATGGTGCACCATGCGCGTCAATTTCACGGCCGCGCGAACAACAAGCCGGACAAGGCTTGAATGCGGCCGCATCGTTTTCAAGTGTAATTTTCCATTGACCCAGGGCTTATATTCCGCAAAGGGAAATCAGCCCATCTATTCCCGGAGCCTACATGTCCATCCTCAAAAATGTTACAAGCATTCTCGCAGGCCTCGCGCTATGTACCGCCGCCGTTGCCGCGCAAGCGGCGTATCCGGATAAGCCGATACACTTGATCGTGCCTTTCCCCGCCGGCGGCGGTACCGACGCCACCGCCCGCCTCATCGCCGCCGAACTTGGGCCTCTTCTGGGGCAGACCGTAATCGTTGAAAATCGTGCCGGCGCGGCGGGTACGATTGGCGCGCAATCCGTGGTTGGGGCAGCGCCCGACGGCTATACCCTGTTTTTCTCCACAACGGGGGTGCTGGTCATCAACCCCTATCTGTACAAAAACCTGCGCTACGATCCTGTCAAGGACTTCACCCCCATCAGCCCGGTTGCCTCCTCCGCCAACGTGCTGGTGGTCAACCCCAAGGTACCGGTGCACACCGTCAAAGAGCTGATCGCACTGGCCAAGTCCGAACCGGGCAAGCTCACGTTCGGCTCTTCGGGCATAGGCAGTTCCAGCCACCTGGCCGCCGTCATGCTGGAATCGCTTACCGGCATCAAGCTGCTGCACATTCCATACAAGGGTACGGCACCGGCCATCACCGACCTCGTAGGCGGCCGCATCAATATGATGATCGACAACATTCCCAGCTATGTGGAACTCGCCAAAGCCGGCAAAGTCCGCCCGCTGGGTGTCTCGGGCACCACCACATCGCCGCTGTTTCCCGGCGTTCCGACCATTGCCCAGGCAGGTGTCCCTGGCTACGACATCACCATCTGGTATGCCATACTGGGACCCGCCGGCCTGCCCAAAGAGGTGGTTGAAAAACTCTCGACAGCGATACAGCAGGTGGTCAAACACCCCGGCATGGATAAAAAGCTACAGGCCATCGGCTCCGATCCCATGACGCAAACACCCCAGGAATTCGCCGCTTTCATACGCAAGGAAAGCGAGAAATGGGGACGCATCGTGCGGGAATCCGGCGCTGCCGAACAGTAAAAACCATAAGCGCCGCACAATGTCTGCGCCATGTGCGGCGTTCAGCCCCTGTATGAGGGCTCATGGCGAGCAAGAGCAGCTTCTTCACTTTGACCTTGTCCTACTGACGAGCAGCCGGAAATAAATCTTGCATGATTTGTACCGCCAGTTGTATTTGGCTAGACACAACGACCTGCTTCCGATACAGCAAGCTGATGGCGCCAAAGTTGACGCCCGATTTTATGGCTAGAGTTTTGACGAGGTTTTTGGTTTCATAGTAGCCAGCCAGGCTTTGGGGCAGCACGCTGATCCAGTTATATTGATTGATAAGCGAGATATTGGTTAATAAGGAGTTCGACTCAATGGAATCGGCAAGCCTAAGCCGGGCCCGATCGAGCATCGCTTCCACGCAGTCTCTTTGAACGGTACCGCTAATGGGGATGATCCAGCGGTACGGGATCAGTTCACGCAAGTGTTTCGGCTTGCGCTGTATCAGTTCGTGTCGCGGTCCGCATACGATAGCTACCGGTTCGTCATACAAAAACACCTCATGAATCCAGTTGCGATGGAGCGCATCGGACACACGCCCCAGAACGAGATCGAGCTCTTCCCGCTCCAGCTTTTCAACCAGGACGTTCAAGACGCCTTCGAAAATAGTGAGCTCGAGCCCGGCGTCGTGCTCGATCAGGCTGGAAATCAATTTGGGCAATGTGTGAACCGACGAGGAAGGCAGCACGCCTATGCGCAGGATACGCCTGTCGCGCGTCAGCAAGGATCGGACTTCGTCGCCTACTCTTTGTGCCGCGCCATTTAGATTTTGCGCATGGGAAATCAAAAGCATGCCCAGCGGCGTGGGTTTGGTACCGTAAGGCGTGCGCAGGAATAGCGGCGCACCGACGTGCTCTTCAAGCTGGGCCAGTGCCTTCGAGGCAGCCGGTTGGCTCATATTCAGGCGATCGGCCGCGCGTCCCATATGCTGGGTTTCATATAGGGCCAGAAGCAGCTCGACATGACGTTTTTTAATGTACAGCTGAGGGAATAATGGCTCGCTCATCATATATTTATAGTTATCGCGGTGGTAAAAGATTTCATTTTACGTTATGGCGATGCGGCGCCACACTATTGAGGAAATCACATTCGCATCCCTATTCGTTCTAGCGAAATGGCGGTCGCGATAATCCAGGAGAGCGGCATGAAGCATTTGATCAAAAGAATATTGGCTTGCAGTCTTGTAGCAACTGCGGTCAGCACCCCGGCCATGGCGGCCGATAACTATCCATCCAGACCCATCAAAATCATAGTGCCTTATGCGCCCGGTGGGGCCACAGATGTCATTTCACGTTTATTGGCGCAGCGAATGTCCACGGCTTCCGGCTATAACTTTATTGTGGAGAACAAGCCCGGCGCAGGCGGTGGAATTGGCGCGGGCTACGTGGCCCGCTCCAAGCCAGACGGCTATACCCTATTGATGGGGACTTCAAATACGCACGGCCTTAATCCATTCATTTATCATGATCTCGCTTATGATCCGCAAAAAAGTTTTGCCCCGGTGGCCGCTGTAGTTGATAACGTCGTGGTATTGCTCGCCAATCAAAGCTTTCCGGCCAGCAGCCTGAAAGAAGCGGTCGAGGTCATCAAGACACACCCTGGAAAATATAGCTATGCCTCGCCCGGGGTGGGTACGGTGCATGAATTTGCCATGGCATTGCTGAGCAAGAAACTGGGCCTCAAAATCCAGCATGTACCCTACAAGGGCGCTGGCCCTGCCATGATGGATCTCGCGGCGGATACGGTGCCTTTGATGATGGGCGGTTTGGCCCCGGCACTGCCGTTCATCAAGTCCGGTAAAGTCAAGCTGCTGGGTATTGCCAACGATGAAAAATATGATTCGATCAAAGGGGTGGAGTATTTTTCCGATCTGACCACAGGCGCATCCGTCAGCTCCTGGCTGGGATTGTTTGCGCCGGCGGGTACATCCGCCCAGACTGTGGAGAAACTCAACACGCTCGTCAATACAGTATTGGCATCCCCCGAGTTCATTAAGGAGCTGGACAAGCAGGGTACAAAGCCCCTGCCCATGACGCCGGAGGCATTCAGAAAACTGGTGGCCGACGGGTTGGCCTTCTGGAAAAAGACAGTAGAAGAGACTGGGACGACACAATGAGCGTTGGATCCGATGCGCCGGTAAACTTTCTGTTTTTCATTACTGACCAGCAACGGGCGGATCATCTGGGCTGCTATGGCAATCCGGTGGTGAAAACCCCCAATCTGGACACGCTTGCCCGGCGGGCCAGCCAATTCAACAACATGCATGTGGCAACTCCTATTTGCATGCCAAATCGCGCAAGCCTGATGACCGGCCGCTTTCCATCCACGCATGGAGCCCGCCACAATGGTATTCCACTATCCTTGCAGGCCATGACCTTTGTTGAATCGCTGCGGCAAGCCGGATATCGGACAGCACTGGTGGGCAAAGCACATCTGCAGAACATGACACTCAGGCCCCCGGTGTGGCCGGTGCCTCTTGAAAGTCGCTTGAAGCAGGAGGCCATGCGCGCCACACCGGGTAATTACGACCAGGAACGGCGAAAATACTGGCTGTCCAGCGACGATTTCGATCTGGACTACCCTTACTACGGCTTCGAGCAGGCACGTCTGGTGGATGAACACAGCGACGAGGTTCATGGCCATTATCGATACTGGCTGCGCAAGCACTATCCGGAACTGGAGCGCCACGTCGGTCCGGATGGCGCCATGCCCACACCCGGCTATGCCCTGTCGAAAATCCGCCAAGCCTGGCGCACACGCCTGCCTGAAGAGA
This genomic window contains:
- a CDS encoding isochorismatase family protein; translation: MKPWDNIISADEQAGYRAAGFGRPGGIGQRPALLIIDVQYRTVGTRPMPFWEAIKEFPTSCGEVGWQAVGNIQKLLEMFRAKGWPVLYPHVAPKVAGEGGRLAEKVPAIMNIASHGYDFVAEIAPAQTDVLLPKKHPSAFFGTALASHLIDLQADTLIVTGCTTSGCVRGSVVDAFSLNFKVFVPQDCVYDRSAVSHAVNLFDMSEKYADVGTTEELLDRLQGVSPAR
- a CDS encoding tripartite tricarboxylate transporter substrate binding protein; the encoded protein is MKITRRFLSAATLAIAPLATGTAGAEQYPTHPITLIQQFAPGGGSDAVARPLAPELGRILGQSIVIDSKPGANGVIANQFVAQSKPDGYTLLFASAGPMTAAPHLYKLRVDPLKAFIPVALVVKTPSAIIVNDTVKVSTLKELVALAKQNPGHITYGTSGVGGAPHLAGEMLSAATGAKFLPVAYKGMGPAMTAVLSGEVNFAFADIAFAVPLIQSARVKALATTGQKRSPILPEVPTAQEAGVPGYQSSTWYAIFAPKGTPDAVVKRLHDAVNQALAGDLSKRYTQLGMDPANGMSQQAFADFVKAEYDRFGNIIKKANIKIER
- a CDS encoding FAD-dependent oxidoreductase, whose amino-acid sequence is MEHTEFDYEADVVVVGAGACGLMAAYRAGLQGLDVILLDKDSRLGCNAEIASGSLPAAGTHHQRAAGIEDSPERMAADILRKNKGRADARIVHALCALSTEIIRIFEEDLGVPIELNQDAGRSGFSALRLHNGPGRTGAPLIRALQGALARMNNITHADRTPGMGLIIDAQGAVNGVRAGPDGEQCIGAKRVILACDGFGSNQDMIARYIPEMAGIDCIGVQGNTGDAIRWGLELGAAVAHMSAYQGHGLVCAGYGTRLSPEIPQLGAVIVNRQGRRFAREDQGYSEFAQEVLAQADQQAIAIFDQNMFDVVARLDHWKETVASGAIKSAPTLAQLAERFKLPPEALQQSFEECAGIRPDPWDRAGLPVPQAPPFYGAVITGAMVHTQGGLVVDVHARVKRPDGSRIPNLYAGGGSAAGISGDCAQGYMSGNGLLSAYGLGMIAGDHAAQSLLVHAY
- a CDS encoding MmgE/PrpD family protein encodes the protein MSSRLSSAPADPREVCEQAILQLFDWAFSTTPHDIPEEVKRRAVLVLFDDLAAMTGAAAEPEFQRLLPKLGGTGGTPEATIIPVPGRKTDRRNAALINAVATNWLELDEGYRLSPCHAGLYVLPALLADAEADGTSFDDLLHAIVLAYEVVTRVARAFEQRPAVMQSHGRFAAVGAAVAVALNRKLSAQQALNAASAAVTLITPAPRNHLALGALVRNVWAGVGAQSGMAAVEWADGGISGTPGSFYDVYCTVLGGISHEKFLTQELGRSWAILDGYTKMYACCQHLHAAVEATLEIRDQAIQKGVDNITAIEVETHELALPLQNPQPHNTLAAKFSMSHALAAAVVRGNGGADAFSSAMLADEKVNRLRQRVSMAPWPTPIPAPPNDRPARIQMGFADGTQLVAECLSATGGPDRPYADEQRLDKIGALTQSMYPRLRPAADALMTLPAARMRQPWRDIVAAFTAS
- a CDS encoding aspartate/glutamate racemase family protein, with product MRILFQSLVETGRTPAYFAGMHERVKKIARPGVTVDFIGMPENVYGKYTPADVVKYPYMAAFSTQLILENALRAEAQGYDVFVVGSVQDPALEEARSLLDIPVVGYGESAMHFACCMSTRFAILVFQEGFDQMMDLRVQRLGLATRALPTLLIDASFEDISRGLSESEQLVAKFEKAARVAIAQGAEAIIPGQLYLSEAMARAHITRIDEVPIIDGLSATIKMAEVMADFKDMGISVTRRGYLHARPPADMVHHARQFHGRANNKPDKA
- a CDS encoding tripartite tricarboxylate transporter substrate binding protein, which translates into the protein MSILKNVTSILAGLALCTAAVAAQAAYPDKPIHLIVPFPAGGGTDATARLIAAELGPLLGQTVIVENRAGAAGTIGAQSVVGAAPDGYTLFFSTTGVLVINPYLYKNLRYDPVKDFTPISPVASSANVLVVNPKVPVHTVKELIALAKSEPGKLTFGSSGIGSSSHLAAVMLESLTGIKLLHIPYKGTAPAITDLVGGRINMMIDNIPSYVELAKAGKVRPLGVSGTTTSPLFPGVPTIAQAGVPGYDITIWYAILGPAGLPKEVVEKLSTAIQQVVKHPGMDKKLQAIGSDPMTQTPQEFAAFIRKESEKWGRIVRESGAAEQ
- a CDS encoding LysR family transcriptional regulator, producing the protein MMSEPLFPQLYIKKRHVELLLALYETQHMGRAADRLNMSQPAASKALAQLEEHVGAPLFLRTPYGTKPTPLGMLLISHAQNLNGAAQRVGDEVRSLLTRDRRILRIGVLPSSSVHTLPKLISSLIEHDAGLELTIFEGVLNVLVEKLEREELDLVLGRVSDALHRNWIHEVFLYDEPVAIVCGPRHELIQRKPKHLRELIPYRWIIPISGTVQRDCVEAMLDRARLRLADSIESNSLLTNISLINQYNWISVLPQSLAGYYETKNLVKTLAIKSGVNFGAISLLYRKQVVVSSQIQLAVQIMQDLFPAARQ
- a CDS encoding tripartite tricarboxylate transporter substrate binding protein, whose amino-acid sequence is MKHLIKRILACSLVATAVSTPAMAADNYPSRPIKIIVPYAPGGATDVISRLLAQRMSTASGYNFIVENKPGAGGGIGAGYVARSKPDGYTLLMGTSNTHGLNPFIYHDLAYDPQKSFAPVAAVVDNVVVLLANQSFPASSLKEAVEVIKTHPGKYSYASPGVGTVHEFAMALLSKKLGLKIQHVPYKGAGPAMMDLAADTVPLMMGGLAPALPFIKSGKVKLLGIANDEKYDSIKGVEYFSDLTTGASVSSWLGLFAPAGTSAQTVEKLNTLVNTVLASPEFIKELDKQGTKPLPMTPEAFRKLVADGLAFWKKTVEETGTTQ